Proteins from a genomic interval of Medicago truncatula cultivar Jemalong A17 chromosome 3, MtrunA17r5.0-ANR, whole genome shotgun sequence:
- the LOC25488605 gene encoding uncharacterized protein, producing the protein MLKQAIGRICRTNAYACEGNKVLPWSYVSSCCFHNGQAHMAPRSFFGVEDFVDDDNSRPYTYQKGKKSKNPNKHISFKQRTVAYMEPFTLDVFISKRFVSASLTHRVTSKQVAVAGTNSKDIKAVLRSRSDIPACIAIGRILAERAMEADVYTASYTPRDRDKFEGKIRAVVQSLIDNGIDLKVYLD; encoded by the exons ATGTTGAAGCAAGCAATTGGCAGAATTTGCAGAACCAATGCGTATGCTTGTGAAGGAAACAAAGTTTTGCCATGGAGTTATGTGTCTTCATGTTGTTTCCACAATGGACAA GCACATATGGCACCTAGAAGCTTTTTCGGAGTAgaggattttgttgatgatgacaACAGCCGACCTTATACATACCAAAAAGGGAAGAAATCCAAGAATCCAAACAAGCATATATCATTCAAACAAAGAACAGTTGCCTACATGGAGCCTTTTACACTTGACGTATTTATCTCAAAACGGTTCGTATCAGCTTCTCTAACTCATAGAGTGACAAGCAAACAGGTTGCCGTTGCAGGTACCAACTCCAAGGACATTAAAGCTGTTCTTAGATCTCGGTCAGACATACCAGCATGCATAGCCATTGGTAGGATTTTAGCGGAACGAGCGATGGAAGCTGATGTTTACACTGCTTCTTATACTCCAAGGGATCGGGATAAGTTTGAAGGGAAAATCAGAGCTGTAGTTCAATCACTTATTGATAATGGAATTGATCTCAAGGTTTATCTTGATTGA
- the LOC25488604 gene encoding pentatricopeptide repeat-containing protein At5g50390, chloroplastic has product METFSIDQFKSLSFLGSFSSNPRKNCFFASKMKNWTKSISQISCCSTMEQVLRPKPKNKIAFEEKEKEFVPDLDETQIIKKRSLSPSGLCAQIEKLVLCNKFMEAMELFEMLELENAESYVGASTYDALISACIRLRSIIGVKRVFNYMKNSGFELDLYMMNRVLFMHVQCNLMRDARTWFDDMPERDSSSWMTMIGGLVDSRNYSEAFELFLCMWEEFNNGKSRTFAAMVRASARLDCIEVGRQIHTCILKRAVNGDPFVDCALIDMYSKCGNIEDARCVFDQMPQKTTVGWNTIIAGYAFRGFSEEALGIYYKMRDSGTKIDHFTISIVITICARLASLEHGKQGHAALVRRGFGTDLVANSALVNFYSKWGRMENARHVFDKMHRKNIISWNALIAGYGHHGRGEEAIEMFEKMLQENMTPNHVTFLAVLSACSYSGLSERGWEIFQSMSQDHNIKPRAMHYACMIELLGREGLLDEAVALIRNAPFPPTLNMWAALLIACRMHKNLELGKFAAEKLYGMEPEKLCNYVMLLNIYNSSGKLKEAADVLQTLKRKGLRMLPAYTWIEVNKQPHAFLCGDKSHKQTKKIYKKVDSLMVEISRHGYVMEKETLLPDVDEEEQRVIKYHSEKLAIAFGIMNTPDWLPLQITQRHRVCGDCHNAIKLITLVTGREIVLRDASRFHRFKNGSCSCGNYW; this is encoded by the coding sequence ATGGAAACTTTTTCTATAGATCAGTTCAAATCCTTGTCCTTTCTTGgttctttttcttcaaatccaagaaaaaactgtttttttgcATCAAAGATGAAGAATTGGACAAAATCCATTTCTCAGATTTCTTGTTGTTCTACAATGGAACAAGTGTTacgtccaaaaccaaaaaacaaaattgcgtttgaggaaaaagaaaaagaatttgttCCTGATTTGGATGAAACCCAGATCATAAAAAAGAGATCTTTATCACCTTCTGGTCTATGTGCTCAGATAGAGAAATTGGTTTTGTGTAATAAGTTTATGGAGGCAATGGAATTGTTTGAAATGTTGGAGCTTGAAAATGCTGAATCTTATGTTGGTGCTAGTACTTATGATGCTTTGATAAGTGCTTGTATTCGTTTGAGATCCATTATAGGTGTTAAAAGGGTGtttaattatatgaaaaatagTGGGTTTGAGCTTGATTTGTATATGATGAATCGGGTTTTGTTTATGCATGTACAATGTAATCTTATGCGCGATGCGCGTACGTGGTTTGATGATATGCCGGAGAGAGATTCTAGTTCTTGGATGACAATGATTGGTGGGCTTGTGGATTCGAGGAATTACTCTGAGGCTTTTGAGTTGTTTTTGTGTATGTGGGAAGAGTTTAATAATGGGAAGTCTCGTACTTTCGCGGCCATGGTTCGTGCATCGGCTAGGTTGGATTGTATTGAGGTGGGAAGGCAAATTCATACTTGTATTTTGAAAAGGGCGGTGAATGGAGATCCATTTGTAGATTGTGCATTGATTGACATGTATAGCAAGTGTGGTAACATTGAAGATGCTCGGTGTGTTTTTGATCAAATGCCGCAGAAGACGACTGTTGGATGGAACACCATTATTGCTGGCTATGCATTTCGTGGATTTAGTGAGGAAGCTCTTGGTATATACTACAAGATGCGTGATAGTGGTACTAAAATTGATCATTTCACTATTTCAATAGTGATAACAATTTGTGCGAGATTGGCGTCATTAGAACACGGAAAGCAAGGTCATGCTGCATTAGTTCGTCGTGGCTTTGGCACAGATTTGGTGGCGAACTCGGCGCTTGTTAACTTCTACAGCAAATGGGGGAGGATGGAAAATGCTCGACATGTTTTCGACAAGATGCACCGGAAGAATATCATATCTTGGAATGCATTGATTGCTGGATATGGTCATCATGGTCGGGGAGAAGAGGCAATAGAAATGTTTGAGAAAATGCTTCAAGAAAATATGACTCCCAACCATGTCACTTTTCTTGCTGTCTTATCTGCCTGTAGCTATTCAGGATTATCAGAAAGAGGTTGGGAGATTTTTCAGTCAATGAGTCAAGATCATAACATTAAGCCTCGAGCAATGCACTATGCGTGTATGATTGAATTATTAGGTCGAGAGGGCTTATTAGACGAGGCTGTCGCACTAATAAGAAATGCTCCTTTCCCTCCAACCCTAAATATGTGGGCAGCATTGTTGATAGCATGCAGAATGCACAAGAATTTAGAGCTTGGGAAGTTTGCAGCCGAAAAGCTTTACGGTATGGAGCCTGAAAAGTTGTGTAATTATGTTATGCTTCTAAACATATACAACAGTTCTGGCAAATTGAAGGAAGCTGCTGATGTTTTACAAACCTTAAAGAGAAAGGGTTTAAGAATGCTTCCGGCATATACCTGGATCGAAGTCAATAAACAACCGCATGCTTTCCTTTGTGGAGACAAATCTCACAAGCAAacgaaaaaaatatacaaaaaagtAGACAGCCTGATGGTGGAGATATCAAGACATGGTTATGTTATGGAGAAAGAAACATTGCTACCTGATGTGGACGAAGAGGAACAGCGCGTTATAAAGTATCACAGTGAAAAGCTTGCAATAGCTTTTGGTATCATGAACACTCCGGATTGGCTGCCTTTGCAAATTACGCAAAGACATCGTGTGTGCGGTGATTGTCATAATGCGATCAAACTTATAACCTTGGTTACAGGACGAGAAATTGTGTTAAGAGATGCTAGTAGATTTCACCGTTTTAAAAATGGGAGTTGTTCTTGTGGCAATTATTGGTGA
- the LOC25488606 gene encoding putative RING-H2 finger protein ATL69, translated as MSTAEPPSSTTITTTGVGLGYGITIAVSILVLISTIMLVSYLCVRIKSHGRRDSFHLDIHHQPHTTINSGLAQPGPFIMGLEKPMIESYPKMILGESRRLPKPNGGQCAICLTDYLPKETIRCVPDCQHCFHADCVDEWLKMSATCPLCRNSPAPSPITTPVATPLSELAPLAFHARWL; from the exons ATGTCCACAGCCGAGCCACCATCTTCCACCACCATCACTACAACCGGCGTAGGTCTCGGCTACGGCATCACAATCGCCGTAAGCATCCTTGTCCTCATCTCCACCATCATGCTCGTTTCCTACCTTTGCGTCCGTATAAAATCACACGGACGCAGAGACTCCTTCCATCTCGACATCCACCATCAACCTCATACTACTATCAACTCGGGCTTGGCTCAGCCCGGTCCATTTATCATGGGCCTAGAAAAGCCCATGATTGAATCATATCCAAAGATGATACTTGGAGAGAGTAGAAGATTGCCCAAACCCAATGGTGGCCAGTGTGCTATTTGTTTGACTGATTATCTACCAAAGGAAACAATACGCTGTGTTCCAGATTGTCAACATTGTTTTCATGCAGATTGTGTTGATGAGTGGCTAAAAATGAGTGCCACGTGTCCTTTGTGTCGGAATTCTCCGGCTCCGTCGCCGATAACTACGCCTGTGGCCACGCCGTTGTCGGAGCTTGCTCCTCTGGCTTTTCATGCTAG ATGGCTGTGA